One Cryptomeria japonica unplaced genomic scaffold, Sugi_1.0 HiC_scaffold_745, whole genome shotgun sequence genomic region harbors:
- the LOC131070094 gene encoding probable leucine-rich repeat receptor-like protein kinase At2g28990, producing MISIKQISGELAFNGLQAAEGEKIVYGEDVNVQQTEKLLITIEKFFRGSILMVQVVLLIIWWRIAFVIAQPGFLSINCGGKSNYTDENNIEWVPDDNYIEVGQKEEIKNSSLPLYEQSLRVFPQPLNKFCYKLPITRNVPHLVRIWFYNGNYSGQPDLPIFKFSIETTGMLALRNISNRSTQHNVSSEGILVSSGDVLFICLIRISEIVSSFITAIELRTLRQGMYRQVKPGTMLQMEARYDPGGNSTIRYPQDQSDRLWNPLNIPGAQNVMMQETISTDATQDLPPSAVMQTAAVAPDGTNIIDMTFPQISNPLVLMYFAEIEMVNASESRSFRVLEADGNMLENISLARNFSATEVSFTFVGTNLSLYNLPNSGPPPLINAFEYYQLITTEPATYTGDAVALASLKQRFQINNWISDPCFGLPWEGILCNNSISSVRVSEINLSGRNLTGSLPPALAQMTELINILIDNNNFSGVIAQRFLNQISITYKGNPYLSILSQNSTQSNSKKSNVGVISGIISGGIIIIIVILAVSIVVYRRKFRRKDIANTDSKGNASGSKSVYLQDPDYSMVLVPNPSKSRAFTLEEMMIATKEFSCKIGQGGFGSVFWGKLEDEKQIAVKVLSSFSNQGASEFLNEIDLLSRVHHKNLVSLLGYCNESRALMLVYEYMLGGSLKDHLYGTSAEQYPNLDWKNRLNIALDAARGLEYLHVSCTPRIIHRDIKTANILLDDKLNGKLADFGLSRVTIDGEASHVTTTVKGTVGYLDPEYFKTYMLTDKTDIYSFGVILLEIICGRAPVDAKVSRDEINLVTPVLEMAEYPERIVQIVDKRLVDDYSLKSIARVAKLAIRCVGDKPSSRPSASEVLVEMKMAVQCHASSVDLSEEIDIDYRD from the exons ATGATAAGCATAAAGCAGATTTCTGGAGAGTTGGCCTTCAACGGTCTTCAAGCAGCGGAGGGAGAAAAGATTGTTTACGGTGAAGACGTCAATGTCCAACAAACagaaaaattatt GATAACCATAGAGAAGTTCTTTAGGGGTTCCATTCTAATGGTACAGGTAGTGCTTCTTATCATCTGGTGGCGTATAGCTTTCGTTATTGCTCAACCAG GATTTCTTAGCATTAATTGTGGCGGGAAATCAAATTACACAGATGAAAACAATATAGAATGGGTTCCCGATGATAATTACATAGAAGTGGGGCAGAAAGAAGAAATTAAAAACTCTAGTTTGCCACTATATGAGCAAAGCCTTCGAGTCTTCCCACAGCCTCTCAATAAGTTTTGCTATAAACTGCCCATAACCCGCAACGTACCTCATCTTGTGAGAATATGGTTTTATAATGGCAATTACAGTGGACAGCCAGATTTGCCAATCTTCAAATTCTCAATTGAAACTACAGGAATGTTGGCCTTAAGAAACATTTCAAACAGAAGTACACAGCACAACGTATCGAGCGAGGGGATTTTGGTTAGTTCTGGAGATGTTTTGTTTATTTGCTTGATTAGAATCTCTGAGATCGTTAGTTCTTTTATAACTGCTATTGAGTTGAGAACTCTTCGACAAGGCATGTATCGTCAAGTTAAGCCCGGAACAATGTTGCAAATGGAAGCAAGATATGATCCTGGTGGAAATTCGACAATCAG GTATCCACAAGATCAATCCGACCGCCTTTGGAATCCTCTAAATATACCAGGAGCGCAGAATGTTATGATGCAGGAGACAATCTCAACCGACGCCACCCAGGACCTTCCTCCATCTGCCGTTATGCAAACTGCTGCTGTTGCACCTGACGGCACGAATATAATTGATATGACTTTTCCCCAAATAAGTAATCCTCTAGTGCTAATGTATTTTGCAGAGATTGAAATGGTTAACGCATCTGAATCAAGAAGTTTCAGGGTTCTTGAAGCTGATGGTAATATGTTAGAAAACATTAGTTTGGCAAGAAACTTTTCTGCAACAGAGGTATCGTTCACATTTGTGGGAACAAATCTGTCTCTGTACAATCTCCCGAATTCCGGCCCCCCTCCTCTCATCAACGCTTTCGAATATTACCAGCTAATTACAACTGAACCAGCAACTTATACAGGGGATG CTGTTGCTCTAGCTTCTCTGAAACAACGGTTTCAAATAAATAATTGGATTTCAGATCCTTGCTTCGGTCTTCCCTGGGAAGGAATCCTGTGCAATAACAGTATCTCCTCTGTCAGAGTTTCGGAAAT CAACTTGTCCGGAAGGAATCTGACAGGATCCTTACCACCAGCTCTTGCTCAGATGACTGAACTCATTAACAT ACTCATAGACAACAATAATTTCAGTGGTGTAATTGCTCAGCGATTCCTGAATCAGATATCAATAAC ATACAAAGGCAATCCGTATCTTAGTATTCTCTCACAAAATTCAACCCAATCCAACTCAAAGAAGAGCAATGTAGGAGTTATCTCTGGAATTATATCAGGCGGCATCATAATAATAATTGTTATTTTAGCTGTTAGTATTGTTGTGTACCGAAGGAAATTCAGGAGAAAAGACATTGCCAATACAGACTCTAAAGGCAACGCTTCAGGGAGCAAATCGGTATATCTTCAGGATCCTG ATTACTCAATGGTTTTGGTACCAAACCCATCAAAATCCCGTGCATTTACCCTAGAAGAGATGATGATAGCTACAAAAGAATTTAGCTGTAAGATCGGACAAGGTGGCTTTGGATCTGTGTTCTGGGGTAAATTGGAGGACGAAAAGCAAATAGCAGTAAAAGTACTGTCAAGTTTCTCCAATCAAGGAGCTTCAGAGTTTCTAAACGAG ATTGATCTTCTGTCAAGAGTTCATCACAAGAACTTGGTGTCTTTACTTGGTTACTGCAATGAATCCAGAGCATTAATGCTGGTATACGAATATATGCTTGGAGGGTCCCTAAAGGATCACCTTTATG GTACCAGTGCAGAGCAATATCCGAATCTAGATTGGAAAAACAGGCTTAACATAGCTTTAGATGCAGCGCGAG gattGGAATACTTGCACGTAAGTTGCACCCCAAGAATAATTCACAGAGATATAAAGACTGCCAACATCCTTCTAGACGACAAATTAAATGGGAAATTGGCAGATTTCGGTCTTTCAAGAGTAACAATTGATGGAGAGGCTTCTCATGTGACAACTACTGTGAAGGGAACCGTTGGATACCTAGATCCAGA GTATTTTAAGACATATATGCTGACTGACAAGACTGATATCTATAGTTTTGGGGTGATTTTGTTAGAGATCATTTGTGGCAGGGCACCTGTAGATGCAAAAGTTTCTAGGGATGAAATTAACCTT GTCACACCGGTTTTGGAGATGGCTGAATATCCTGAAAGAATTGTACAAATAGTGGATAAGCGATTGGTTGACGATTACAGCCTAAAATCCATTGCCCGTGTGGCGAAGCTAGCAATTAGGTGTGTTGGAGATAAACCATCGTCAAGGCCTAGTGCAAGCGAAGTTCTGGTAGAGATGAAAATGGCTGTGCAATGTCATGCATCAAGTGTGGACTTGTCCGAAGAGATCGATATTGATTATCGAGATTAG